In Amycolatopsis methanolica 239, a single genomic region encodes these proteins:
- a CDS encoding YidH family protein, which produces MSPRWYEEGEEPDYRFTLANERTFLAWLRTALALIAGAVALMQFVPQFSVAGLRGVLAALLAVTGTLLAAFAYRRWARVQRAMRNKRPLPMTWLPFVVGWAAAVAGAVVLVVALATVR; this is translated from the coding sequence ATGAGCCCACGCTGGTACGAAGAGGGGGAGGAGCCCGACTACCGCTTCACCCTGGCCAACGAGCGCACCTTCCTGGCGTGGCTGCGAACCGCGCTCGCGCTCATCGCCGGCGCTGTGGCGCTCATGCAGTTCGTCCCCCAGTTCTCGGTCGCCGGGTTGCGTGGCGTCCTCGCCGCGCTGCTCGCCGTCACCGGCACCCTGCTCGCGGCGTTCGCCTACCGGCGCTGGGCGCGAGTGCAGCGCGCGATGCGCAACAAGCGGCCGCTGCCGATGACGTGGCTGCCATTCGTGGTCGGGTGGGCGGCCGCAGTCGCAGGTGCGGTCGTCCTCGTGGTCGCGCTGGCCACGGTCCGATGA
- a CDS encoding MmgE/PrpD family protein, with product MESTRRLGAWVSELDTPDAVRDRLALVLLDVLGVTAVGAAQPEQRALRAAWRAPDGPAPLIGAGRSVTVDAAAFLNGMALVSLELDEGNKYAKGHPAAHGFPAVLALAADLDSTGADTAAALLAAYEVASRFGRATALRPGAHPHGSWGVPGAAAGCARLLGLDAEQTAAAIDTAAGMAIAGHFDSATTGNPVRNAWMGASATSGLAAARMAAAGMARNTGTAALSLGTLLGSFDPGELTADLGTRWDIQHGYFKQHASCSFTHPAADAVLALRGEFPGAGITSILVESHALGAGLTGTDWTNRLSAMFSTPFVVATAALTGRVDPDSALDDPAVQTLAQRVRLVAADDLTARLPAERAARVTVAFDDGTTLTREVPNPVGDADHHPLAEDDLVALLKTWLPRQPGLVDRAVAVSHELPDLARVGDALRGLAGPDEKELN from the coding sequence GTGGAATCGACTCGACGGCTCGGCGCGTGGGTGTCCGAACTGGACACCCCGGACGCGGTGCGGGACCGGCTCGCGCTGGTCCTGCTGGACGTCCTCGGGGTGACCGCGGTGGGTGCGGCGCAACCGGAGCAGCGGGCGTTGCGCGCGGCGTGGCGAGCCCCGGACGGACCGGCGCCGTTGATCGGGGCCGGTCGATCGGTCACCGTTGACGCGGCGGCGTTCCTCAACGGGATGGCCCTGGTGTCGCTGGAGCTCGACGAGGGCAACAAGTACGCCAAGGGTCACCCGGCCGCGCACGGTTTCCCCGCGGTCCTGGCGCTGGCCGCGGACCTGGACAGCACCGGCGCCGACACCGCGGCGGCGCTGCTCGCGGCGTACGAGGTCGCGTCCCGGTTCGGCCGGGCCACGGCGCTCCGGCCCGGCGCGCACCCGCACGGCAGCTGGGGTGTGCCCGGTGCGGCGGCGGGCTGCGCGCGGTTGCTGGGGCTCGACGCGGAGCAGACCGCCGCGGCCATCGACACCGCGGCGGGCATGGCGATCGCCGGGCACTTCGACTCGGCGACCACCGGCAACCCGGTGCGCAACGCCTGGATGGGCGCCTCGGCGACCTCCGGGTTGGCGGCCGCGCGGATGGCGGCCGCCGGGATGGCCCGCAACACCGGCACCGCGGCGCTGTCCCTCGGCACGCTGCTCGGTTCGTTCGACCCGGGTGAGCTGACCGCCGATCTGGGGACGCGGTGGGACATCCAGCACGGCTACTTCAAGCAGCACGCGTCCTGCTCGTTCACCCACCCGGCGGCCGACGCGGTCCTCGCGCTGCGCGGCGAGTTCCCGGGGGCCGGCATCACGTCGATCCTCGTCGAGTCCCACGCGCTCGGCGCCGGCCTCACCGGCACGGACTGGACGAACCGGTTGTCGGCGATGTTCTCCACCCCGTTCGTGGTCGCCACCGCGGCGCTGACCGGGCGGGTCGACCCGGACAGCGCCCTCGACGACCCGGCGGTGCAAACGCTTGCGCAGCGGGTGCGGCTGGTCGCGGCCGACGACCTGACCGCCCGCCTGCCCGCCGAACGCGCCGCGCGGGTCACGGTCGCCTTCGACGACGGCACCACGCTCACCCGCGAGGTGCCCAACCCGGTCGGCGACGCCGACCACCACCCCCTGGCCGAGGACGACCTGGTCGCCCTGCTGAAGACGTGGCTGCCCCGGCAGCCCGGGCTCGTGGACCGCGCCGTCGCGGTCAGCCACGAGCTGCCCGATCTGGCCCGCGTCGGGGACGCCCTGCGCGGGCTGGCCGGGCCGGACGAGAAGGAGCTGAACTGA
- a CDS encoding DUF202 domain-containing protein produces the protein MRDPGLQPERTALAWQRTALAAAVAAVLLLRSGLIRGAPLEVAAAGCAAAVVVLWFIAVRRPPATGSARHILGAATIAVAAAGLLTAIQVLLLP, from the coding sequence ATGAGAGACCCCGGTCTCCAGCCGGAGCGGACCGCCCTGGCGTGGCAGCGCACCGCGCTCGCCGCCGCCGTCGCCGCCGTCCTCCTGCTGCGCAGCGGCCTGATCCGCGGCGCCCCGCTGGAGGTCGCCGCCGCGGGGTGCGCCGCCGCGGTCGTGGTGCTGTGGTTCATCGCCGTGCGGCGCCCGCCGGCGACCGGCAGCGCGCGCCACATCCTCGGCGCGGCGACCATCGCGGTCGCGGCGGCCGGTCTCCTCACCGCGATCCAAGTCCTCCTGCTGCCCTGA
- a CDS encoding ABC transporter ATP-binding protein, which produces MSIVRVDGVGKSFRGLRALSDVDFEVAEGEILGIIGPNGAGKTTLFNVVSGALAPDTGRVAFAGQDVTGRAPDRIARAGMVRTFQLMRPFSSMTVLENVCLAAQHHRFGRRKLREHSLEVVERVGLGPWAHRAAPELPTAGLKRLELARALAMRPKVLLLDEVLAGLVPAEREPVLDLLARLREEEGVTLLFIEHIMAAVMRLADRVLVLDQGRVIAVGSPQEVTSDARVIDAYLGEEPTHADA; this is translated from the coding sequence ATGAGCATCGTCAGGGTCGACGGGGTCGGCAAGTCCTTCCGCGGGCTGCGGGCGCTGTCCGATGTAGACTTCGAGGTGGCCGAGGGGGAGATCCTCGGCATCATCGGGCCGAACGGCGCGGGCAAGACCACCCTGTTCAACGTCGTCTCCGGTGCGCTGGCCCCGGACACGGGGCGGGTCGCGTTCGCCGGGCAGGACGTCACCGGCCGGGCGCCGGACCGCATCGCCCGCGCCGGGATGGTGCGCACGTTCCAGCTGATGCGGCCGTTTTCCAGCATGACCGTGCTGGAGAACGTGTGCCTGGCCGCGCAGCACCACCGGTTCGGGCGGCGCAAGCTGCGCGAGCACTCGCTGGAGGTGGTCGAGCGGGTCGGGCTCGGGCCGTGGGCCCACCGGGCCGCACCGGAGCTGCCTACGGCCGGTCTGAAGCGGCTCGAACTGGCCCGCGCGCTCGCGATGCGGCCGAAGGTCCTGCTGCTCGACGAGGTCCTCGCCGGTCTGGTGCCAGCGGAACGCGAACCGGTGCTGGACCTGCTCGCGCGGCTGCGCGAGGAGGAGGGCGTGACCCTGCTGTTCATCGAGCACATCATGGCCGCGGTGATGCGGCTGGCCGACCGCGTGCTCGTGCTGGACCAGGGCCGGGTCATCGCCGTCGGGTCGCCGCAGGAGGTCACCAGCGACGCCCGTGTCATCGACGCCTACCTCGGTGAGGAGCCGACCCATGCTGACGCTTGA
- the ligD gene encoding non-homologous end-joining DNA ligase: MAEDRVTVQVDGRRLSLSNLDKVLYPEAGFTKGQVIDYYARVAPVILPHLRDRALTFRRWPGGVQSNPFYEKDAGRHAPDWVKTAKIASGGRGQSSDVNAYPLVNDVPTLIWAANLAALELHAPQWTVGPRGARRNPDLLVFDLDPGEPATIVECCRVAERLRDLLAADGLRLYPKTSGSKGLQLYAAVKTATPEDTSAYAKAAAKKLAAETPGEVTAAMTKSLRPGKVFIDWSQNNPHKTTVAPYSLRGRPEPTVSTPVTWDEVEACRRPAQLKFLSDDVLDRVEEIGDLFEDLHDDPVKLPRARAGQ; the protein is encoded by the coding sequence ATGGCCGAGGACAGGGTGACGGTGCAGGTCGACGGGCGCCGTCTGTCGTTGTCCAACCTGGACAAGGTGCTCTACCCCGAAGCCGGGTTCACCAAGGGGCAGGTGATCGACTACTACGCGCGCGTCGCCCCGGTCATCCTGCCGCACCTGCGGGACCGGGCGCTCACCTTCCGCCGCTGGCCGGGCGGGGTCCAGTCGAATCCGTTCTACGAGAAGGACGCCGGACGCCACGCCCCCGACTGGGTGAAGACCGCGAAGATCGCGAGCGGCGGGCGCGGTCAGAGCTCGGACGTGAACGCGTATCCGCTGGTCAACGACGTGCCGACGTTGATATGGGCGGCCAACCTCGCCGCGCTGGAACTGCACGCGCCGCAGTGGACCGTCGGCCCGCGCGGGGCCCGCCGCAACCCCGATCTGCTGGTGTTCGACCTCGACCCGGGCGAGCCGGCGACGATCGTCGAGTGCTGTCGCGTCGCCGAGCGGCTGCGCGACCTGCTGGCGGCCGACGGGCTGCGGCTCTACCCGAAGACCAGCGGCTCGAAGGGCCTGCAGCTGTACGCGGCGGTGAAGACCGCGACCCCGGAGGACACCTCGGCCTACGCCAAGGCCGCCGCGAAGAAGCTCGCCGCCGAGACGCCGGGAGAGGTCACCGCGGCGATGACCAAGAGCCTCCGGCCCGGCAAGGTGTTCATCGACTGGAGCCAGAACAACCCGCACAAGACGACGGTCGCGCCGTACTCGCTGCGCGGGCGCCCGGAGCCGACCGTGTCCACACCGGTCACCTGGGACGAGGTGGAGGCGTGTCGCCGCCCCGCGCAGTTGAAGTTCCTCAGCGACGACGTCCTCGACCGGGTGGAGGAAATCGGCGACCTGTTCGAGGACCTGCACGACGACCCGGTCAAACTGCCCCGGGCGCGCGCCGGACAGTAA
- a CDS encoding aspartate/glutamate racemase family protein encodes MRALAVTPIHLPAEEIRRRQARYDRLAPPGLEVELVDVGAAAPASLDTDESVRASERQVAAALARAGDGYDLAFPDCVLDPAVPATVAADPRPVHGLLKLSATYLAGKGVRFGAVVRNEAIAAEFGKRIAAYGLSAYFAGTRVLDLPFEAIADTGTWNRAVGAAVRELASLGATAVINGCSAVDVEPADLPARIVDPTALALRLLAVEA; translated from the coding sequence ATGCGTGCCCTCGCGGTGACGCCCATCCACCTGCCCGCGGAGGAGATCCGGCGGCGGCAGGCCCGCTACGACCGGCTCGCCCCGCCCGGCCTGGAGGTCGAGCTCGTCGACGTCGGCGCCGCCGCACCGGCTTCGCTGGACACCGACGAGTCCGTGCGTGCTTCCGAACGCCAGGTGGCCGCCGCCCTCGCGCGGGCGGGGGATGGCTACGACCTGGCCTTCCCGGACTGCGTGCTCGACCCCGCGGTGCCGGCCACCGTCGCGGCGGATCCGCGGCCGGTGCACGGGCTGCTGAAGCTGTCCGCGACCTACCTCGCGGGCAAGGGCGTGCGGTTCGGCGCGGTGGTGCGCAACGAGGCCATCGCCGCCGAGTTCGGCAAGCGCATCGCCGCCTACGGGCTGAGCGCTTACTTCGCCGGCACCCGCGTGCTGGACCTGCCGTTCGAGGCGATCGCCGACACCGGCACGTGGAACCGGGCAGTGGGCGCCGCGGTGCGCGAACTGGCGTCGCTGGGCGCGACCGCGGTCATCAACGGCTGCTCGGCGGTGGACGTCGAACCCGCCGACCTGCCTGCCCGGATCGTCGACCCGACGGCGCTGGCGCTGCGGCTGCTGGCGGTGGAGGCGTGA
- a CDS encoding FAD-dependent oxidoreductase has protein sequence MDLVVAGAGGGLAGALRAAELGLSVVVVEASEHFRRGNNTSMSTAMFPGAGSRWQAEAGVDDSPERFVADIMAKTKGQADPRLARTLAEVSAPLVEWLADSAGLPLSLVTDFNYPGHAVPRCHSIPGRHGSGVIDHLARRVAEHENIELLAPAKLVDVLTGAGGVHAAVVRYPDGTEEEIPARAVLLATNGFGADRELVARHLPEIADALYQGSDQSLGDALRIGEKLGAAVGYLDAYQGHGAVAANAGTLVGWATIIHGAILVDTTGRRFGDETRGYSEYAAELAARPGATGWIVLDETIFEQCQPFQDFRDTVASGALVWADSAEELAAATGLPELADELAVAGAIARGERTDSFGRTNWERPLSGRLAAVRVVPALFHTQGGLLVNENAAVVDARDRPIPGLYAAGGAAAGISGHGAAGYLPGNGLLPAFGLAYLAANDVARRPA, from the coding sequence ATGGATCTCGTCGTCGCGGGCGCCGGTGGCGGCCTGGCCGGTGCGCTGCGTGCCGCCGAACTCGGGCTGAGCGTGGTCGTCGTCGAGGCCAGCGAGCACTTCCGGCGCGGCAACAACACGTCGATGTCGACCGCGATGTTCCCCGGCGCCGGTTCGCGCTGGCAGGCCGAGGCCGGCGTCGACGACTCGCCCGAGCGGTTCGTCGCCGACATCATGGCGAAGACGAAGGGCCAGGCCGATCCGCGGCTGGCCCGTACGCTGGCGGAGGTGAGCGCGCCGCTGGTGGAGTGGCTGGCGGATTCGGCGGGACTGCCGTTGTCGCTGGTCACCGACTTCAACTACCCCGGCCACGCGGTGCCGCGTTGCCACTCGATCCCGGGGCGGCACGGCTCCGGCGTCATCGACCACCTGGCCCGGCGGGTCGCCGAGCACGAGAACATCGAGCTGCTCGCGCCGGCGAAGCTGGTCGACGTGCTCACCGGTGCGGGCGGTGTCCACGCGGCGGTGGTGCGGTACCCGGACGGCACGGAGGAGGAGATCCCGGCCCGCGCGGTCCTGCTGGCCACCAACGGTTTCGGAGCCGATCGCGAGCTGGTCGCCCGGCACCTGCCGGAGATCGCGGACGCGTTGTACCAGGGCAGCGACCAGTCGCTCGGCGACGCGTTGCGGATCGGCGAGAAGCTCGGCGCGGCGGTCGGTTACCTGGACGCCTACCAGGGCCACGGCGCGGTCGCGGCGAACGCGGGCACGCTCGTCGGCTGGGCGACGATCATCCACGGCGCGATCCTGGTGGACACGACGGGCCGCCGCTTCGGCGACGAGACCCGCGGCTACTCCGAGTACGCCGCCGAACTGGCCGCCCGGCCCGGCGCGACCGGCTGGATCGTGCTGGACGAGACGATCTTCGAGCAGTGCCAGCCGTTCCAGGACTTCCGGGACACGGTCGCCTCGGGCGCGCTGGTGTGGGCCGATTCGGCCGAGGAGCTGGCCGCGGCCACCGGGTTGCCGGAGCTGGCCGACGAACTCGCCGTCGCCGGCGCGATCGCCCGCGGTGAGCGCACGGATTCGTTCGGCCGCACCAACTGGGAGCGCCCGCTGTCCGGCCGCCTCGCCGCGGTGCGGGTGGTGCCGGCGCTCTTCCACACCCAGGGCGGTTTGCTGGTGAACGAGAACGCCGCCGTCGTGGACGCCCGGGACCGGCCGATCCCCGGCCTGTACGCCGCGGGCGGCGCGGCGGCGGGCATCTCCGGTCACGGCGCCGCCGGATACCTGCCCGGCAACGGGCTCCTGCCGGCCTTCGGGCTGGCCTACCTGGCCGCGAACGACGTCGCACGTCGCCCGGCCTGA
- a CDS encoding IclR family transcriptional regulator gives MTTKSTAGRKLAPANDNTGTEAAARVADVLLLFAGGPRYLGVSAISRELGLSKAVVFRILQSLVSRELLATDPGVNGYRLGQAAAALGASALRRFDARTVATPILRRLRDETGETTTLSGLVGDERVYLDQFESPREIKMTVDIGRRFPLHAGSSGKVILAFLPEDRQESVLRRTLEPLTDKTITDVDALRTALAETAREGVAVSLGERQAGAGSVAAPLFGPDGEVHGSISICGPQYRFTPEAIDRYRGLIRAASEEIRDNWTWLRDSEAGSA, from the coding sequence TTGACCACCAAGAGTACCGCCGGACGCAAGCTGGCACCGGCTAACGACAACACCGGCACCGAGGCCGCGGCCCGGGTCGCCGACGTGCTCCTGCTCTTCGCCGGCGGTCCCCGTTACCTGGGGGTGAGCGCGATCAGCCGCGAGCTGGGACTGTCGAAGGCGGTCGTGTTCCGGATCCTGCAGTCGCTGGTGTCGCGTGAGCTGCTGGCGACCGATCCGGGCGTGAACGGCTACCGGCTGGGACAGGCCGCGGCGGCGCTCGGCGCGAGCGCCCTGCGCCGGTTCGACGCCCGCACGGTCGCGACGCCCATACTGCGCCGGCTGCGGGACGAAACCGGGGAGACCACGACGCTGTCCGGACTGGTCGGCGACGAGCGGGTGTACCTGGACCAGTTCGAGAGCCCGCGCGAGATCAAGATGACGGTGGATATCGGCCGTCGTTTTCCCCTGCACGCGGGCTCGTCGGGCAAGGTCATCCTGGCGTTCCTGCCGGAGGACCGGCAGGAGTCGGTGCTGCGGCGAACGCTGGAACCCCTCACGGACAAGACGATCACCGACGTCGACGCCCTCCGCACCGCACTGGCCGAAACCGCGAGGGAAGGCGTGGCGGTGTCCCTTGGCGAACGCCAGGCGGGCGCCGGCTCGGTCGCCGCGCCACTGTTCGGCCCCGACGGCGAAGTCCACGGATCGATCAGTATTTGTGGCCCGCAATACCGCTTCACCCCCGAAGCGATCGACCGTTATCGAGGCCTGATCCGCGCAGCATCGGAGGAGATTCGAGACAACTGGACCTGGCTCCGCGACAGCGAGGCAGGCAGCGCATAG
- a CDS encoding ABC transporter ATP-binding protein yields the protein MLTLEKVCAGYGRMRILHDVDLHLGEGEIVALVGANGAGKTTTLRSICGQLKALSGSITFNGSPTAGRRPDQLVRDGLVHVPEDRALFGTLTVEENLRMGAWTRTPAQAAKSLAEVYELFPVLAERRTQIAQTFSGGQQQMLAIARALMAAPKLLMLDEPSTGLSPKLTWTMLEAVRRIRDNGVSVLLVEQNAKQALAIADRAYVLESGSTVLSGSGAELAGDSRVRKAYLGL from the coding sequence ATGCTGACGCTTGAGAAGGTGTGCGCCGGGTACGGGCGGATGCGGATCCTGCACGACGTCGACCTGCACCTGGGCGAGGGCGAGATCGTCGCGCTGGTCGGCGCGAACGGCGCGGGCAAGACCACGACGCTGCGCAGCATCTGCGGGCAGTTGAAGGCGTTGTCCGGCAGCATCACGTTCAACGGCTCGCCGACCGCGGGCCGCCGCCCGGACCAGCTCGTGCGCGACGGGCTGGTGCACGTGCCGGAGGACCGGGCGCTGTTCGGCACGCTGACCGTCGAGGAGAACCTGCGGATGGGCGCGTGGACGCGCACCCCGGCGCAGGCGGCGAAGTCGCTGGCCGAGGTCTACGAACTGTTCCCGGTCCTCGCCGAGCGCCGCACGCAGATCGCGCAGACGTTCAGCGGTGGTCAGCAGCAGATGCTGGCGATCGCCCGCGCGCTGATGGCGGCGCCGAAGCTGCTGATGCTGGACGAGCCGTCGACCGGCCTGTCGCCCAAGCTGACCTGGACGATGCTCGAAGCGGTCCGGCGGATCCGGGACAACGGGGTGTCGGTGCTGCTGGTCGAGCAGAACGCCAAGCAGGCGCTCGCGATCGCGGACCGCGCGTACGTGCTGGAGAGCGGGTCGACCGTGCTGTCCGGCAGCGGTGCGGAACTCGCCGGCGACAGCCGGGTGCGGAAGGCGTACCTGGGACTGTGA
- a CDS encoding dihydroorotase yields MATTELLVRNVRVVRPDGPDGEPELLDIAVNDGTITRVAPDLPADDAARVIDGRGLLAFPGVVDAHQHWGIYNELSTDTRTESRASAQGGVTTSLTYMRTGQYYLNKGGRYRDFFPEVLSKSAGNAYVDYAFHLAPMSAQHIEEIPYLVEEHGVTSFKIFMFYGSHGLHGRSTSQSDFLMIPPDERYDIAHFEFVMRGVQKAREILTEYAPHLSLSLHCETAEIMTAYTKMVEQDGSLTGLRAYSASRPPHSEGLAVTIASYLAHETGLPNINLLHLSSEKALSAALTMASAFPHIDFRREVTIGHLLADVDTASGIGGKVNPPLREREDVEALWRHVLAGEVDWVVSDHACCRDELKFGSDREDVFLAKSGFGGAEYLLPGLVGEGTKRGLSLQKIAALLSWNPAQRYGLLRKGKIAEGFDADFALVDPDVQWTVRAADSESTQEYTPFEGFAMTARVTDTFVRGNHVYADGKIQGEPQGQFLKRGR; encoded by the coding sequence ATGGCAACGACGGAACTGCTGGTCCGCAACGTGCGTGTGGTCCGGCCCGACGGCCCCGACGGTGAGCCGGAACTGCTGGACATCGCCGTCAACGACGGCACGATCACGCGGGTGGCGCCGGACCTGCCCGCCGACGACGCCGCACGGGTGATCGACGGCCGGGGCCTGCTGGCCTTCCCCGGCGTGGTCGACGCGCACCAGCACTGGGGCATCTACAACGAGCTGTCCACCGACACGCGCACGGAAAGCCGGGCGAGCGCGCAGGGCGGCGTGACGACGTCGCTGACGTACATGCGGACGGGGCAGTACTACCTCAACAAGGGTGGGCGTTACCGGGACTTCTTCCCGGAGGTGCTGAGCAAGTCGGCGGGCAACGCGTACGTGGACTACGCCTTCCACCTTGCGCCGATGTCGGCGCAGCACATCGAGGAGATCCCGTACCTCGTCGAGGAGCACGGCGTCACGTCGTTCAAGATCTTCATGTTCTACGGTTCCCACGGGCTGCACGGCCGGTCGACGAGCCAGAGCGACTTCCTGATGATCCCGCCGGACGAGCGTTACGACATCGCGCACTTCGAGTTCGTGATGCGCGGCGTGCAGAAGGCGCGGGAAATCCTCACCGAGTACGCACCGCACCTGTCGTTGTCGCTGCACTGCGAGACGGCGGAGATCATGACGGCATACACGAAGATGGTCGAGCAGGACGGCTCGCTGACCGGCCTGCGCGCGTACAGCGCCTCGCGGCCGCCGCACTCGGAGGGCCTGGCGGTGACCATCGCGTCGTACCTGGCGCACGAGACCGGGCTGCCGAACATCAACCTGCTGCACCTGTCGTCGGAGAAGGCCCTGTCCGCGGCGCTGACCATGGCGTCGGCGTTCCCGCACATCGACTTCCGCCGCGAGGTGACGATCGGCCACCTGCTGGCGGACGTCGACACGGCGTCGGGTATCGGGGGCAAGGTCAACCCGCCGCTGCGGGAGCGCGAGGACGTGGAAGCCCTGTGGCGGCACGTGCTGGCGGGCGAGGTGGACTGGGTGGTGAGTGACCACGCCTGCTGCCGGGACGAGTTGAAGTTCGGATCGGACCGGGAGGACGTGTTCTTGGCGAAGTCCGGTTTCGGCGGCGCCGAGTACCTGTTGCCCGGCCTGGTGGGCGAGGGCACCAAGCGGGGCCTGTCGCTGCAGAAGATCGCCGCGCTGCTGTCGTGGAACCCCGCGCAGCGGTACGGCCTGCTGCGCAAGGGAAAGATCGCGGAAGGCTTCGACGCGGACTTCGCACTGGTGGATCCGGACGTCCAGTGGACGGTGCGCGCGGCCGACTCGGAATCCACCCAGGAATACACCCCGTTCGAGGGCTTCGCGATGACGGCACGAGTCACGGACACCTTCGTCCGCGGCAACCACGTCTACGCGGACGGCAAGATCCAAGGCGAGCCGCAAGGACAATTCCTGAAGCGCGGCCGCTAA
- a CDS encoding PLP-dependent aminotransferase family protein has protein sequence MDLHISLTGGDLVAQIYRQVRDAIADGRLRPGERLPPSRELARTLAVSRNTVAAAYDRLTAEGLLTGRVGAGTFVAGSAPGRPRRAPRGVLAARPFWDMLPDPVEAAPVRYDFRVGAPDASLFPFQTWRRLVSQSLRSHEIPAGYADPSGHSGLRAAIARHLGIARSVRAAAEDVLVTQGAQQALDLVGRVLVEPGACVVVEEPGYPPARRLLASLGARVTGVPVDGEGIVVDRIPGAARLVYVTPSHQFPLGTPMSPARRAALLEWAGRRDAVIVEDDYDSEFRFAGRPLDPLQSLDRAGRVIYVGSFSKTLLPMLRLGFLIAPAALRPALLKAKQLTDWHGDLTTQAALARFLDEGLLTRHVRKATREYAARHELIVRTLEREFGDWLQLVPSAAGLHVCARSVVDTSALRAPGVAFDRLHTYYADSPPEQGLALGYGAVSPDGIAAGLRLLRDAFRAAGGLGSR, from the coding sequence GTGGACCTGCACATCAGCCTGACCGGCGGTGACCTCGTCGCGCAGATCTACCGCCAGGTCCGCGACGCGATCGCCGACGGACGCCTCCGGCCGGGCGAGCGACTGCCGCCGTCGCGGGAGCTCGCGCGGACCCTGGCCGTCTCCCGCAACACGGTCGCCGCCGCCTACGACCGGCTTACCGCCGAAGGGCTGCTGACCGGGCGGGTCGGGGCCGGGACGTTCGTCGCGGGCAGCGCACCGGGACGGCCCCGCCGGGCGCCCCGGGGTGTGCTCGCCGCGCGACCGTTCTGGGACATGCTGCCGGACCCCGTCGAGGCGGCGCCGGTGCGCTACGACTTCCGCGTCGGCGCCCCGGACGCGAGCCTCTTCCCGTTCCAGACCTGGCGGCGGCTGGTCTCGCAGAGCCTGCGGAGCCACGAGATCCCGGCCGGCTACGCCGATCCGTCCGGACACAGTGGACTGCGAGCGGCGATCGCGCGGCACCTCGGGATCGCGCGGTCGGTGCGGGCGGCGGCCGAGGACGTCCTGGTCACCCAGGGCGCGCAGCAGGCGCTCGACCTCGTCGGCCGGGTGCTGGTCGAGCCGGGGGCGTGCGTCGTGGTCGAGGAACCCGGCTATCCCCCGGCGCGGCGACTGCTCGCATCGCTCGGCGCGCGGGTCACCGGGGTGCCGGTGGACGGCGAGGGGATCGTCGTGGACCGGATCCCGGGCGCCGCCCGCCTGGTGTACGTGACGCCGTCGCACCAGTTCCCGCTGGGCACGCCGATGTCCCCGGCGCGCCGGGCCGCCCTGCTCGAGTGGGCCGGGCGGCGGGACGCGGTGATCGTCGAGGACGACTACGACAGCGAGTTCCGCTTCGCCGGGCGGCCGCTGGACCCGTTGCAGAGCCTGGACCGCGCCGGGCGGGTCATCTACGTGGGGTCGTTCTCCAAGACGCTGCTGCCGATGCTGCGGCTGGGTTTCCTGATCGCGCCCGCGGCGCTGCGGCCCGCGCTGCTCAAGGCCAAACAACTCACCGACTGGCACGGCGACCTGACCACGCAGGCCGCGCTCGCCCGGTTCCTGGACGAGGGCCTGCTGACCCGGCACGTCCGGAAGGCCACTCGCGAGTACGCGGCCCGGCACGAGCTGATCGTGCGCACGCTGGAGCGGGAGTTCGGCGACTGGCTTCAGCTCGTGCCCTCCGCCGCGGGCCTGCACGTGTGCGCCAGGTCGGTGGTCGACACGTCGGCCCTGCGCGCCCCGGGAGTCGCGTTCGACCGGTTGCACACCTACTACGCCGATTCGCCGCCGGAGCAGGGGCTCGCGCTCGGCTACGGGGCCGTGTCGCCGGACGGGATCGCGGCCGGTCTCCGCCTGCTGCGGGACGCTTTCAGGGCAGCAGGAGGACTTGGATCGCGGTGA